One Candidatus Auribacterota bacterium genomic window carries:
- a CDS encoding N-6 DNA methylase, translating into MTYTPFDIAFGKVKDLVATFKANEARYLSPDYQEAEARKDFIDKFWIALGWDVNHDVQTNPYEQEVKVERGLSAGGQRRADYAFFLAPDFRDARFFVEAKKPAVQIGTKENHFQVIRYGWNSKTPLAVLTDFEQFHILDCRCKPDISTALDRAVAKYHYSQYSNRDEFARIYWLFSREAVAAGSLEKRAAELREPRGKAAKRSLFPGGSQSIDESFLKELDEHRTALAHAFKDRNPRLDSETLTEITQRTLDRLVFLRFLEDKGIEPHRHMEKFCEKSGAWEHFITASRRLDGIYNGIVFKQHAILDAPNFHVDADAFAGVCNSLSHTNSPYDFNAIPIHILGSIYERFLGKVIVATDKRVRVEDKPEVRKAGGVYYTPEYIVRYIVENTVGKLIAGKSPDKIAEMKFADISCGSGSFLLGIYDLLLRYHGNYYNAHPKKARKGDCIEHDGKRYLSLRKKREILLNNIYGVDIDAQAVEVCQLSLYLKLLQDETTASAHEHQMEFHETLLPPLNKNIVCGNSLIGTDILEGQLFPGDEERKLNPMNFEDAFPEVMKRGGFDAVVGNPPYVFGRDWKALNINDEHKAYFNRKYTASSYQLDMFSLFMERASSLTKFGGRIGQIVPNVWLTNTYSSTTRAFILSRAHDLCIAVPPSDVFAGITVDTVVYTLEKAQRSGDSFDVKAIRDGALEPISTYETAKYLDGHRPISTAITPQSADLAEQIKQQNIELGRIAEITRGVHSYRLGGYGRSAFGSGPQTKRDLAERPYHSPKKKPEYRPFVYGCDLHRFTPPHATEYVKYGPWLAEPRNPEFFCGERVYSRKILADRLVVTVETTDSVADQQVYITKPTPGSLSATFLAGILGSQLIAFFIRSYYDESNQAFPQIKVTQLKALPIPKLNLSDPADKLRHDQMVRLVEVLLEAKKQLAKAKTDKDKTYYENKCAGLDHQIDRLVYDLYGLTNKEIAIVEGHG; encoded by the coding sequence ATGACTTATACCCCTTTCGATATCGCTTTTGGTAAGGTCAAGGATCTTGTTGCCACGTTCAAGGCAAATGAGGCGCGCTATCTCTCCCCGGACTACCAGGAAGCGGAGGCACGGAAGGACTTCATCGACAAGTTCTGGATCGCGCTCGGCTGGGACGTGAACCACGACGTTCAAACCAATCCCTACGAGCAGGAAGTCAAAGTCGAGCGCGGATTGAGCGCCGGGGGACAGCGCCGCGCCGACTACGCTTTCTTCCTCGCTCCCGATTTCCGCGACGCGCGTTTCTTCGTGGAAGCAAAGAAGCCCGCGGTCCAGATCGGGACAAAAGAGAATCATTTCCAGGTTATACGCTACGGCTGGAACAGCAAAACACCCCTGGCGGTACTCACCGATTTTGAGCAGTTCCATATTCTCGACTGCCGCTGCAAGCCCGACATTTCGACTGCGCTGGACCGAGCCGTGGCGAAGTATCATTATTCACAGTATTCGAACCGGGACGAGTTTGCCAGGATTTACTGGCTCTTTTCCCGGGAGGCCGTCGCCGCCGGATCGTTGGAGAAGCGAGCCGCCGAACTTCGCGAGCCCCGTGGGAAAGCCGCTAAACGCAGCCTGTTCCCCGGCGGTTCCCAGAGCATTGATGAATCCTTCCTCAAGGAACTTGACGAACACCGCACCGCGCTGGCGCATGCCTTTAAGGACAGGAATCCGCGCCTCGACAGCGAGACGCTGACCGAGATCACTCAGCGCACCCTCGACCGCCTTGTCTTCCTGCGCTTCCTCGAAGACAAGGGCATCGAACCGCACCGCCACATGGAAAAGTTCTGCGAGAAAAGCGGGGCGTGGGAGCATTTCATCACCGCCTCGCGCCGGCTCGACGGCATCTACAACGGCATTGTTTTCAAGCAGCATGCCATCCTCGACGCGCCAAACTTTCATGTGGACGCTGACGCCTTCGCCGGCGTCTGCAATAGCCTTTCGCATACCAACTCGCCCTACGACTTCAACGCCATCCCTATTCATATACTTGGATCAATTTATGAGCGATTCCTCGGCAAGGTCATCGTCGCCACCGACAAACGGGTGCGTGTCGAGGACAAACCAGAAGTCCGCAAAGCGGGCGGCGTCTACTACACGCCGGAATATATCGTCCGCTACATCGTCGAGAACACCGTCGGCAAGCTCATCGCCGGCAAGTCGCCCGATAAGATCGCGGAGATGAAATTTGCCGACATCTCCTGCGGCAGCGGCTCGTTCCTGCTTGGCATCTATGATCTGCTGCTGAGATACCACGGCAATTATTATAACGCTCACCCCAAAAAGGCCCGGAAAGGAGACTGTATCGAGCACGACGGCAAACGATACCTCTCGCTCCGCAAGAAACGCGAAATCCTACTCAATAACATATACGGCGTTGACATTGACGCCCAGGCCGTCGAGGTCTGCCAGCTCTCGCTCTATCTGAAGCTGCTCCAGGACGAAACCACCGCCAGCGCCCACGAACATCAGATGGAATTCCACGAAACCCTCCTGCCGCCGCTCAATAAAAACATCGTCTGCGGCAACTCCCTTATCGGCACCGATATTCTGGAGGGGCAACTCTTCCCCGGCGATGAAGAACGCAAGCTGAATCCCATGAATTTCGAGGATGCCTTCCCCGAGGTCATGAAGCGCGGTGGGTTCGACGCTGTTGTGGGTAATCCACCGTATGTTTTCGGGCGTGACTGGAAGGCGCTAAACATCAATGATGAGCATAAAGCTTACTTCAACAGGAAGTACACGGCATCTTCCTACCAACTCGATATGTTTTCGCTCTTCATGGAGAGAGCTTCTTCCCTTACGAAGTTTGGAGGAAGAATTGGACAAATTGTGCCCAATGTTTGGTTGACCAATACTTATTCTTCGACAACCAGAGCCTTCATTCTTTCACGGGCGCATGATTTGTGTATCGCTGTGCCCCCTAGTGATGTCTTCGCAGGCATTACCGTGGATACGGTTGTCTATACGTTGGAGAAAGCACAGAGATCGGGAGACTCATTCGATGTTAAGGCTATCAGGGACGGAGCATTGGAACCTATTTCAACATACGAAACTGCGAAATATTTGGACGGCCATCGTCCTATATCTACCGCAATCACACCTCAGAGCGCGGACTTGGCAGAGCAGATTAAGCAACAGAATATTGAACTTGGTAGAATTGCCGAGATCACGCGCGGCGTTCACTCATACAGACTCGGTGGCTACGGAAGATCAGCCTTTGGTTCAGGACCACAGACCAAACGCGATTTGGCGGAACGTCCATACCATAGCCCAAAAAAGAAACCCGAATACCGGCCATTCGTTTATGGGTGCGACCTCCATCGGTTTACCCCGCCTCATGCAACTGAGTATGTCAAATATGGACCTTGGCTGGCAGAACCGCGCAACCCGGAGTTCTTTTGCGGTGAGCGTGTATACTCACGGAAAATTCTCGCCGACCGCCTTGTTGTAACCGTTGAGACTACAGATTCGGTCGCCGACCAACAAGTCTACATCACAAAACCTACCCCGGGCTCTTTGAGCGCGACTTTCCTCGCCGGTATTCTTGGAAGTCAGCTCATCGCTTTTTTTATTCGCTCCTATTACGACGAATCAAACCAAGCATTCCCCCAGATTAAAGTTACTCAATTAAAGGCGCTTCCCATTCCCAAGCTGAATCTTTCCGACCCCGCCGACAAATTGCGACACGACCAGATGGTGCGGTTGGTGGAGGTGCTGCTGGAGGCAAAGAAGCAATTGGCAAAGGCGAAGACCGATAAGGATAAAACCTACTACGAGAACAAGTGCGCCGGCCTCGACCACCAGATCGACCGTCTTGTCTATGACCTCTACGGCCTCACCAACAAGGAGATTGCTATAGTCGAGGGGCATGGTTGA
- a CDS encoding HigA family addiction module antitoxin, with amino-acid sequence MTTERMIHSDLAIPPGEYLAEVLEAKRISQAEIGRRMGRPAQAINEIIKGEKAITPDTALQLERALDVPAHIWTGLEAQYQLVMARQDEEKQLKQDLPLLAQIPYADLARMKLVKMAKDKIGKVRELQRFFGVSSLKNMPDVKAYSPAFRFSQKKQASPYALAAWLKCGEIRGREIATKPYAKEALKSKIAVIRGLSLKPPHEFEPELKQFLAECGVALVMLPHLSKTYANGATFWISSGKVVLLMSIRGSWADIFWFSFFHELAHILLHDKRMIFIEAGNLNPELKEQEQEADRFAANQLIPPKAYDELRKSVFSNPQAIQGIAEKTGVHAGIVIGRLQYDKLVPQNSALNKLRTRFTWSE; translated from the coding sequence ATGACGACTGAAAGAATGATTCATTCTGATCTGGCAATACCGCCGGGCGAGTATCTGGCCGAGGTGTTAGAGGCTAAGAGAATCAGCCAGGCGGAGATCGGGCGACGGATGGGGCGACCGGCGCAGGCGATTAACGAGATCATAAAGGGAGAGAAGGCCATTACGCCGGATACGGCGCTTCAGCTAGAGCGCGCTTTGGATGTGCCTGCGCATATCTGGACAGGACTAGAGGCGCAATATCAACTAGTTATGGCGCGACAAGATGAAGAGAAACAATTAAAACAGGACTTACCATTACTGGCTCAAATTCCATACGCCGATCTCGCTAGAATGAAGCTTGTCAAAATGGCAAAGGACAAGATTGGAAAGGTTCGCGAACTGCAACGTTTCTTCGGCGTTTCCTCTCTCAAAAATATGCCAGACGTAAAAGCGTACAGTCCTGCTTTTCGCTTTTCTCAGAAAAAGCAAGCATCGCCTTATGCGCTCGCCGCATGGCTCAAATGCGGGGAGATACGAGGGCGCGAAATAGCAACAAAACCTTATGCGAAAGAAGCTCTGAAGTCAAAGATCGCGGTCATACGTGGGCTTTCCTTGAAGCCGCCGCATGAATTTGAACCCGAGCTCAAACAGTTCCTTGCCGAGTGCGGCGTGGCATTGGTAATGCTGCCGCATCTCTCGAAGACGTATGCTAATGGCGCGACATTCTGGATTTCGTCAGGGAAGGTGGTGCTTCTGATGAGCATTCGGGGAAGCTGGGCGGATATCTTCTGGTTCAGTTTTTTTCATGAATTGGCTCATATCCTCCTGCATGATAAACGAATGATATTTATTGAAGCAGGAAATTTAAACCCTGAACTTAAAGAACAGGAACAAGAAGCCGACCGCTTTGCCGCCAATCAATTAATTCCTCCGAAGGCCTATGATGAGCTCAGAAAATCGGTTTTTTCTAATCCTCAAGCTATTCAAGGAATCGCGGAGAAGACAGGTGTTCATGCAGGTATCGTAATCGGGAGGCTACAATATGATAAACTTGTTCCACAGAATTCAGCACTGAATAAGCTGAGAACCAGATTCACTTGGTCGGAATAA
- a CDS encoding type II toxin-antitoxin system RelE/ParE family toxin yields the protein MQVTFRNRKLEKCYVKHKHAIRAWGDAAGRKYVERINVVQAAADLQELRKLPALKCHPLKGDREGQYAISLTGFYRLIFTVHGEHLEVVRVEEVSKHYDD from the coding sequence GTGCAGGTAACGTTCAGGAACAGGAAGCTGGAGAAATGTTATGTGAAACATAAGCACGCCATCCGGGCCTGGGGTGACGCGGCGGGCCGTAAGTATGTGGAAAGAATTAATGTTGTTCAGGCAGCAGCAGATTTACAGGAACTACGCAAGCTGCCGGCATTAAAATGCCATCCGTTGAAGGGTGATAGAGAAGGGCAATATGCAATTTCACTCACGGGTTTCTATCGCCTGATTTTCACTGTGCACGGGGAGCATCTTGAGGTTGTACGCGTGGAGGAGGTGAGCAAGCACTATGACGACTGA